In Rhodoferax koreense, a genomic segment contains:
- the phoB gene encoding phosphate regulon transcriptional regulator PhoB — protein MKMPRVLIVEDEPAIAELIAVNLRHSGFQPTWAMDSVTAQCELDAVLPDVILLDWMLPGESGLSLARKWRADARTKAVPIIMLTARGDEHDRVAGLDAGADDYITKPFSTKEMLARIRAVLRRRAPEQAGGTVAIGALVLDASTYRVTFQEQLLKMGPTEFKLLHYLMQHAERVHSRSQLLDRVWGDHVFIEERTVDVHVKRLREALGAGGTMIETVRGAGYRITAQPQVAAPAAAAPASLSPSSAAA, from the coding sequence ATGAAGATGCCCCGAGTCCTGATCGTCGAGGACGAGCCGGCCATTGCCGAGCTCATCGCGGTCAACCTGCGCCACAGCGGCTTCCAGCCCACCTGGGCGATGGACAGCGTGACGGCGCAATGCGAACTCGACGCCGTGCTGCCCGACGTCATCCTGCTCGACTGGATGCTGCCCGGCGAAAGCGGCCTGTCCCTGGCGCGCAAGTGGCGGGCGGACGCGCGCACCAAGGCCGTGCCGATCATCATGCTGACCGCGCGCGGCGACGAACACGACCGCGTGGCCGGGCTGGATGCCGGCGCCGACGACTACATCACCAAGCCTTTTTCCACCAAGGAGATGCTGGCCCGCATCCGGGCGGTGCTGCGCCGGCGCGCGCCCGAGCAGGCCGGCGGCACGGTGGCCATCGGTGCACTGGTGCTCGATGCGTCCACCTACCGCGTGACCTTCCAGGAACAATTGCTGAAGATGGGCCCCACCGAGTTCAAGCTGCTGCACTACCTGATGCAGCACGCCGAGCGCGTGCACAGCCGTTCGCAGCTGCTCGACCGCGTCTGGGGCGACCACGTGTTCATCGAGGAACGCACGGTGGACGTGCACGTGAAGCGGCTGCGCGAGGCGCTGGGCGCGGGCGGCACCATGATCGAGACCGTGCGCGGCGCAGGCTATCGCATCACGGCGCAGCCGCAGGTTGCGGCGCCAGCGGCGGCCGCACCGGCATCGTTGTCGCCATCCTCGGCCGCGGCCTGA
- the phoU gene encoding phosphate signaling complex protein PhoU, protein MADKHLSTQFDSELNAVSTRVMELGGLVESQIRQAIYALSQFSIEVAQQVVEVETRVNAMEIDIDRELSSIIARRQPTARDLRLLIAISKTTANLERVGDEANKIARMAISIINSGSARSLPTLDLRVAADLASGLLRKALDAFARLDTAAAVNILKEDDLIDQEFDGFVRKLITYMMEDPRTISSSLDLLFIAKAIERIGDHAKNVAECIIYIVKGADVRHTTMAEVESAVQ, encoded by the coding sequence ATGGCAGACAAACATCTCTCCACCCAGTTCGACAGCGAACTCAACGCCGTCTCCACCCGCGTGATGGAGCTCGGCGGCCTCGTCGAGTCGCAGATTCGCCAGGCGATCTATGCGCTGTCGCAGTTCAGCATCGAGGTCGCGCAGCAGGTGGTCGAAGTCGAGACCCGCGTGAACGCGATGGAGATCGACATCGACCGCGAGCTCTCCAGCATCATCGCGCGACGCCAGCCGACCGCGCGCGACCTGCGCCTGTTGATCGCCATCTCCAAGACCACCGCCAACCTGGAGCGCGTGGGCGACGAGGCCAACAAGATCGCACGCATGGCCATCTCCATCATCAACAGCGGCTCGGCGCGCTCGCTGCCCACGCTGGACCTGCGCGTGGCGGCGGACCTGGCTTCCGGCCTGCTGCGCAAGGCGCTCGACGCCTTTGCCCGGCTGGACACGGCCGCGGCCGTCAACATCCTCAAGGAAGACGACCTGATCGACCAGGAATTCGACGGCTTCGTGCGCAAGCTCATCACCTACATGATGGAAGACCCGCGCACCATCTCCAGCAGCCTCGATCTGCTGTTCATCGCCAAGGCCATCGAGCGCATCGGCGACCATGCGAAGAACGTGGCCGAATGCATCATCTACATCGTCAAGGGTGCGGACGTGCGCCACACAACGATGGCCGAAGTGGAGTCCGCGGTCCAATGA
- the pstB gene encoding phosphate ABC transporter ATP-binding protein PstB, translated as MEATLSRTAPTSARSIAQETPKISVKDLNFYYGKFHALKGINLEIPEKKVTAFIGPSGCGKSTLLRTFNRMFELYPEQRAEGQIMLDGENLLTSKKDVALIRAKVGMVFQKPTPFPMSIYDNITFGVKLFENLNATDMEERVEWALRKAALWNEVKDKLNQSGSGLSGGQQQRLCIARGIAIKPEVLLLDEPCSALDPISTSKIEELITELKTDYTVVIVTHNMQQAARCSDYTAYMYLGDLMEFGATEELFFKPKRKETEDYITGRFG; from the coding sequence ATGGAAGCCACACTGTCACGTACCGCGCCCACCTCGGCGCGCTCCATCGCCCAGGAAACGCCCAAGATCTCGGTGAAAGACCTGAACTTCTACTACGGCAAGTTCCATGCCCTCAAGGGCATCAATCTGGAAATCCCCGAGAAAAAGGTCACCGCGTTCATCGGCCCTTCGGGCTGCGGCAAGTCCACGCTGCTGCGCACCTTCAACCGCATGTTCGAGCTGTATCCCGAACAGCGCGCCGAAGGGCAGATCATGCTCGACGGCGAGAACCTGCTCACCAGCAAGAAGGACGTGGCGCTGATCCGCGCCAAGGTCGGCATGGTGTTCCAGAAACCCACGCCGTTCCCGATGTCGATCTACGACAACATCACCTTCGGCGTGAAGCTGTTCGAGAATCTGAACGCCACCGACATGGAAGAACGCGTAGAGTGGGCCTTGCGCAAGGCGGCATTGTGGAACGAGGTCAAGGACAAGCTGAACCAGAGCGGCTCGGGCCTGTCCGGCGGCCAGCAGCAACGCCTGTGCATCGCGCGTGGCATCGCCATCAAGCCCGAGGTGCTGCTGCTCGACGAGCCTTGCTCGGCGCTGGATCCGATCTCCACTTCGAAGATCGAGGAGTTGATCACCGAGCTCAAGACGGACTACACGGTGGTGATCGTGACCCACAACATGCAGCAGGCCGCGCGCTGCAGCGACTACACCGCCTACATGTACCTGGGCGACCTGATGGAGTTCGGCGCGACGGAAGAGCTGTTCTTCAAGCCCAAGCGCAAGGAAACGGAAGACTACATCACCGGCCGGTTCGGTTGA
- the pstA gene encoding phosphate ABC transporter permease PstA — MTTSEMLLQNAALEQTRNAKYASRKRVNQVALVLSLAAMAFGVFWLIWILWETIRLGVGGLALSTFTEMTPPPNEDGGIANALYGSFLMVLLATFVGTPIGIMAGIYLAEYDTKGWLASVTRFVNDILLSAPSIVIGLFVYAVVVSRFKSFSGLAGALALALIVIPVVIRTTENMLQLVPAGLREAAYALGTPKWKVIMRITLKAARSGVVTGVLLAVARIAGETAPLLFTALNNQFWTSSLTEPMASLPVTIFKFAMSPYENWQKLAWAGVFLITVAVLGLNILARVLTREKH, encoded by the coding sequence ATGACCACGAGCGAGATGTTGCTGCAGAACGCAGCGCTCGAGCAGACGCGCAACGCCAAGTACGCGTCGCGCAAGCGCGTGAACCAGGTCGCGCTCGTGCTGTCGCTGGCGGCCATGGCCTTCGGCGTGTTCTGGCTGATCTGGATCCTGTGGGAGACGATCCGCCTCGGCGTGGGCGGCCTGGCGCTGTCCACCTTCACCGAGATGACACCGCCGCCGAACGAGGACGGCGGCATCGCCAACGCCCTGTACGGCTCCTTCCTGATGGTGCTGCTGGCGACCTTCGTCGGCACGCCGATCGGCATCATGGCCGGCATCTACCTGGCCGAGTACGACACCAAGGGCTGGCTGGCCTCGGTGACGCGTTTCGTCAACGACATCCTGCTGTCGGCACCGAGCATCGTCATCGGCCTGTTCGTCTACGCCGTGGTGGTTTCGCGCTTCAAGAGCTTTTCGGGCCTGGCCGGTGCGCTGGCACTGGCGTTGATCGTGATTCCGGTGGTGATCCGCACCACCGAGAACATGCTGCAACTGGTGCCCGCCGGCCTGCGCGAAGCCGCCTATGCGCTCGGCACCCCGAAGTGGAAGGTGATCATGCGCATCACGCTCAAGGCCGCCCGCTCCGGGGTGGTGACCGGCGTCCTGCTGGCCGTGGCGCGCATCGCCGGCGAGACCGCACCGCTGCTGTTCACCGCACTCAACAACCAGTTCTGGACCTCGAGCCTGACCGAGCCGATGGCCAGCCTGCCGGTGACGATCTTCAAGTTCGCCATGAGCCCGTATGAGAACTGGCAGAAGCTGGCCTGGGCCGGCGTGTTCCTGATCACCGTGGCTGTCCTTGGGCTCAACATCCTCGCCCGGGTTTTGACCCGCGAAAAACACTAA
- the pstC gene encoding phosphate ABC transporter permease PstC — MGMPGTSAGQGSDRSMTKPPSQTPVRIGPMADRLFGLAAKGAALLTLALLVGILLSLIVGAWPAIAKYGLSFLTSTTWDPVKEEYGGLVMIYGTLTTSIIALVIAVPVSFGIALFLTELSPAWLKRPLGTAIELLAAVPSIVYGMWGLLVFGPILSTYVQQPLQSLFSGVPFLGALVSGPPVGIGILSAGIILAIMIIPFIASVMRDVFEVTPPLLKESAYGLGSTTWEVMSRVVLPYTKAGVIGGIMLGLGRALGETMAVTFVIGNMNQLDSLSLFQAANSITSALANEFAEAGAGLHQAALMYLGLVLFFITFVVLSLSKLLLIRLKKNEGSKS, encoded by the coding sequence ATGGGAATGCCCGGCACATCCGCAGGGCAGGGGAGCGATCGCTCTATGACCAAACCACCTTCGCAGACGCCGGTGCGCATCGGGCCCATGGCCGACCGGCTGTTTGGCCTGGCCGCGAAAGGGGCGGCGCTGCTGACCCTGGCGCTGCTCGTCGGCATCCTGCTGTCCCTCATCGTCGGCGCCTGGCCGGCCATCGCCAAGTACGGCCTGAGCTTCCTGACCAGCACCACCTGGGACCCGGTCAAGGAAGAGTACGGCGGCCTGGTCATGATCTACGGCACGCTGACCACCTCGATCATCGCCCTGGTGATCGCCGTGCCGGTGAGCTTCGGCATTGCGCTGTTCCTCACCGAGCTCTCGCCGGCCTGGCTCAAGCGCCCGCTGGGCACCGCCATCGAACTGCTGGCGGCGGTGCCGTCCATCGTCTACGGCATGTGGGGCCTGCTGGTGTTCGGCCCGATCCTGTCGACCTACGTGCAGCAGCCGCTGCAAAGCCTGTTCAGCGGCGTGCCCTTTCTCGGTGCGCTGGTGTCCGGCCCGCCGGTGGGCATCGGCATCCTGTCGGCCGGCATCATCCTGGCGATCATGATCATTCCGTTCATCGCTTCGGTGATGCGCGACGTGTTCGAGGTCACGCCGCCGCTGCTCAAGGAGTCGGCCTACGGCCTGGGCTCCACCACCTGGGAAGTCATGTCGCGTGTGGTGCTGCCCTACACCAAGGCCGGCGTCATCGGCGGCATCATGCTCGGCCTGGGCCGTGCGCTGGGCGAGACCATGGCCGTCACCTTCGTGATCGGCAACATGAACCAGCTCGATTCGCTGAGCCTGTTCCAGGCCGCCAACAGCATCACCTCGGCCCTGGCCAACGAATTCGCCGAAGCCGGCGCGGGGCTGCACCAGGCGGCGCTGATGTACCTGGGCCTGGTGCTGTTCTTCATCACCTTCGTGGTGCTGTCGCTGTCCAAGCTGCTGCTGATCCGCCTGAAGAAAAATGAGGGGTCCAAGTCATGA
- the pstS gene encoding phosphate ABC transporter substrate-binding protein PstS, whose translation MKTSFKFAMTGLAALSFAGVAFAQDVTGAGASFPAPLYSKWASDYNKATGTKINYQSVGSGAGLKQIEAKTVDFGASDAPLTDDELKAKGLMQFPTVIGGVVPVVNIQGIKPGELKLSGPVLGDIYLGKITKWNDPAIKALNGSLALPDAAIAPVRRADGSGTSFAFTNYLSQVNPEWKSKVGEGTAVNWPTGAGGKGNEGVAAFVGRLPNSIGYVEYAYVKQNKMTYAQLLNASGAFVSPDDTAFKAAAAGADWAKSFYQILNNKPGKDAWPITTATFILMHKVQDKPEKAAASLKFFEWAYKEGDKTADDLDYVPMPAAVKTIVEKAWGDIKDASGKAVAFK comes from the coding sequence ATGAAAACAAGTTTCAAATTCGCCATGACCGGCCTGGCCGCGCTGTCCTTCGCAGGCGTCGCCTTTGCCCAGGACGTGACCGGCGCCGGCGCCAGCTTCCCCGCGCCGCTGTATTCCAAGTGGGCTTCGGACTACAACAAGGCGACCGGCACCAAGATCAACTACCAATCCGTCGGCTCCGGTGCCGGCCTGAAGCAGATCGAGGCCAAGACCGTGGACTTCGGCGCCTCCGATGCGCCGCTGACCGACGACGAGCTCAAGGCCAAGGGCCTGATGCAGTTCCCCACCGTGATCGGCGGCGTGGTGCCCGTGGTCAACATCCAGGGCATCAAGCCCGGTGAACTCAAGCTCAGCGGCCCGGTCCTCGGCGACATCTACCTGGGCAAGATCACCAAGTGGAACGACCCGGCGATCAAAGCGCTGAACGGCTCCCTGGCGCTGCCCGACGCGGCCATCGCCCCCGTGCGCCGCGCCGATGGCTCCGGCACCAGCTTCGCCTTCACGAACTACCTGAGCCAGGTCAACCCCGAGTGGAAGAGCAAGGTCGGCGAAGGCACGGCCGTGAACTGGCCCACCGGCGCCGGTGGCAAGGGCAATGAAGGCGTGGCCGCTTTCGTGGGCCGCCTGCCGAACTCCATCGGCTATGTCGAATACGCCTACGTCAAGCAGAACAAGATGACGTATGCCCAGCTGCTGAACGCGTCCGGCGCCTTCGTGTCGCCCGACGACACTGCCTTCAAGGCGGCCGCAGCCGGCGCCGACTGGGCCAAGAGCTTCTACCAGATCCTGAACAACAAGCCTGGCAAGGACGCCTGGCCCATCACCACGGCCACCTTCATCCTGATGCACAAGGTGCAGGACAAACCCGAAAAGGCCGCGGCTTCCCTGAAGTTCTTCGAATGGGCCTACAAGGAAGGTGACAAGACGGCCGACGACCTCGACTACGTGCCGATGCCGGCCGCCGTCAAGACCATCGTCGAGAAGGCCTGGGGCGACATCAAGGACGCCTCCGGCAAGGCCGTGGCCTTCAAGTAA
- a CDS encoding Ppx/GppA phosphatase family protein, whose translation MQNGTLLAALDLGSNSFRLEIGRLDHGHIQRTEYLKETVRQGNGLDEARNLTPEAMQRGWDCLARFGERLAGFERRQVRAVATQTLREARNRDEFLSRANTVLGFPIDVIPGREEARLIYQGVARLLPQSDERRLVLDIGGRSTEMILGEGFEARTMESFRVGSVAWSMKYFPNGQFTQDAFRIAEIAAKAVLDEAVNAYRRETWDVAYGASGTVGAVADILGAAGWTPGLIDRRGLDWLSEQLLKAQTVDRLRFEGMKDDRKLVIGGGISVLRAVFDLLGIDRMHAANGALRHGVLYDLVDRQQDRTDLRSASVERLAINFGADAEQVRRVGDLASRLFAQMQKFAGVPPEEIARAQRKLHWAAQLHEIGCHISHSDYHKHGAYIIDHADAPGFALSELHRLSQLVLGHRGKLRKLEVDLGDADFIQQLLALRLAVILCHARRDPDVQGVQLTRSAAHPANFLLQCRNGWADAYPQSAHLLREEVLAWQKTPWSLVLNGC comes from the coding sequence ATGCAAAACGGTACCCTCCTCGCCGCCCTCGACCTGGGCTCCAACAGTTTTCGGCTGGAGATCGGCCGCCTCGACCACGGTCACATCCAGCGCACCGAATACCTCAAGGAGACCGTTCGCCAGGGCAATGGCCTCGACGAAGCGCGCAACCTCACGCCGGAAGCCATGCAGCGCGGCTGGGACTGCCTGGCGCGTTTCGGCGAGCGGCTGGCCGGCTTCGAGCGCCGTCAGGTGCGCGCCGTGGCGACGCAGACCCTGCGCGAAGCGCGCAACCGCGACGAGTTCCTGAGCAGGGCCAACACCGTGCTGGGTTTCCCGATCGACGTGATCCCCGGGCGCGAGGAAGCCCGGCTGATCTACCAGGGCGTGGCCCGGCTGCTGCCGCAGTCCGACGAACGCCGGCTGGTGCTCGACATCGGCGGGCGTTCCACCGAGATGATCCTGGGCGAAGGCTTCGAGGCCCGCACCATGGAATCCTTCCGGGTCGGCAGCGTGGCCTGGTCGATGAAGTATTTCCCCAACGGCCAATTCACGCAGGACGCCTTCCGCATCGCGGAGATCGCCGCCAAGGCCGTGCTCGACGAAGCCGTGAACGCCTACCGCCGTGAAACCTGGGACGTGGCCTACGGCGCGTCCGGCACGGTCGGCGCGGTCGCCGACATCCTGGGCGCGGCCGGCTGGACACCGGGACTGATCGACCGGCGCGGGCTCGACTGGCTCTCCGAACAGCTGCTCAAGGCCCAGACCGTGGACCGGCTGCGTTTCGAAGGCATGAAGGACGACCGCAAGCTGGTGATCGGCGGCGGCATCAGCGTGCTGCGCGCGGTGTTCGACCTGCTCGGCATCGACCGCATGCATGCCGCCAACGGCGCCCTGCGGCACGGCGTGCTGTACGACCTCGTGGACCGCCAGCAGGACCGCACCGATCTTCGCAGCGCCTCGGTCGAACGGCTGGCCATCAACTTCGGCGCCGACGCCGAACAGGTGCGCCGCGTCGGCGACCTGGCCAGCCGGCTGTTCGCGCAGATGCAGAAATTCGCCGGCGTACCACCCGAGGAGATCGCCCGCGCACAGCGCAAGCTGCACTGGGCGGCCCAGCTGCATGAGATCGGCTGTCACATCTCGCACAGCGATTACCACAAGCACGGCGCCTACATCATCGACCATGCGGACGCACCGGGCTTCGCCCTGTCGGAGCTGCACCGGCTGAGCCAGCTCGTGCTGGGCCACCGCGGCAAGCTCAGGAAGCTCGAGGTCGATCTCGGCGACGCGGATTTCATCCAGCAGCTGCTGGCGCTGCGGCTGGCGGTGATCCTGTGCCATGCGCGCCGCGACCCCGACGTGCAGGGCGTGCAGCTGACCCGCAGCGCGGCCCATCCCGCCAACTTCCTGCTGCAGTGCCGCAACGGATGGGCCGATGCCTATCCCCAGTCGGCCCATCTGCTGCGCGAAGAAGTGCTGGCCTGGCAGAAGACGCCTTGGTCCCTGGTACTCAACGGCTGCTGA
- a CDS encoding PEP-CTERM/exosortase system-associated acyltransferase, producing the protein MTEPTRAHLGDGYKTYFSIAPALEPERIDDVFFIRHDVYARELGFEPVRDNQRETDQYDARSVHCLVRTAQEPSRLVGCARVVLTDNADPDAPLPFELTCRNTLDRSIIDPAKLPRHRIAEVSRLAVLSEFRRRKGEQHSAAVISDNDFGNEQQPRFPFIPVSLYIGAVALARRQGVEYLFTLTEPRLAEHFGKLGVHIVPIGGPVEHRGQRIPSMLRVEGMYDSLRALVKPLWNTINEQIDGVYSAHAEQQAPQSAAAPLA; encoded by the coding sequence ATGACAGAACCCACAAGAGCCCACCTCGGCGACGGTTACAAGACCTATTTCTCCATCGCCCCAGCGCTCGAGCCGGAACGCATCGACGATGTCTTTTTCATCCGACACGACGTGTATGCGCGTGAACTCGGCTTCGAGCCGGTGCGCGACAACCAGCGGGAAACCGACCAATACGATGCGCGCTCGGTGCATTGCCTGGTGCGCACCGCGCAAGAGCCCAGCCGCCTGGTGGGTTGTGCGCGCGTGGTGTTGACCGACAACGCCGATCCTGATGCGCCGCTGCCGTTCGAGCTCACCTGCCGCAACACGCTGGACCGCAGCATCATCGATCCGGCCAAGCTGCCGCGCCACCGGATCGCCGAGGTGTCCAGGCTGGCAGTGTTGTCCGAGTTCCGCCGACGCAAGGGCGAACAGCACAGCGCCGCCGTCATCTCCGACAACGACTTCGGCAACGAGCAGCAGCCGCGCTTTCCGTTCATCCCGGTGAGCCTGTACATCGGCGCGGTGGCCCTGGCGCGGCGCCAGGGCGTCGAATACCTGTTCACCCTGACCGAGCCGCGCCTGGCGGAGCATTTCGGCAAACTCGGCGTGCACATCGTGCCCATCGGCGGGCCGGTGGAACACCGGGGCCAGCGCATCCCGTCGATGCTGCGGGTCGAAGGCATGTACGACAGCCTGCGCGCCCTGGTCAAGCCGCTGTGGAACACCATCAACGAACAGATCGACGGGGTGTATTCCGCCCACGCCGAGCAGCAGGCCCCGCAGTCCGCAGCGGCGCCCCTGGCCTGA
- a CDS encoding CaiB/BaiF CoA transferase family protein yields MPEPTSPGALAGIRVIDLSRVLGGPYCGQILGDHGADVLKVEPPQGDDTRAWGPPFQDGVASYYLGLNRNKLGTQLDLTTASGREVLLGLLEGADVLVENFKTGTMEKWGLGHEVLAERFPRLVHCRVSGFGADGPLGGLAGYDAAVQALSGIMSVNGEAGGQPLRVGLPVVDLVTGLNAALGVLMALQERGRSGRGQFVEASLFDCALSLLHPHAANWFLDGRSPGLTGNAHPNIYPYDAFPTAGVPVFLAVGNDRQFRLLCQHLATSWAQDARYATAGARSVNRAALREAIEPVLSTQDGAALAEALMAIGVPCAPILTVDAALQHPHTAHREMVVRIGNYTGVGSPIKLSRTPASYRHAPPTRLGKPPDESTAG; encoded by the coding sequence ATGCCAGAACCCACCTCGCCCGGCGCACTTGCCGGCATCCGCGTGATCGATTTGTCCCGTGTGCTCGGCGGGCCTTACTGCGGCCAGATCCTGGGCGACCACGGCGCCGACGTGCTCAAGGTCGAGCCGCCGCAGGGCGACGACACGCGCGCCTGGGGACCGCCGTTCCAGGACGGTGTGGCGTCCTACTACCTCGGGCTCAATCGCAACAAGCTCGGCACGCAGCTCGACCTGACGACCGCGTCCGGCCGCGAGGTCCTGCTCGGGCTGCTGGAAGGCGCCGACGTGCTTGTGGAGAATTTCAAGACCGGCACCATGGAGAAATGGGGCCTCGGCCATGAGGTGCTGGCCGAGCGCTTCCCCCGGCTGGTGCATTGCCGGGTGAGCGGCTTCGGCGCCGATGGCCCCCTGGGCGGACTGGCCGGCTACGACGCGGCGGTGCAGGCGCTCTCCGGCATCATGAGCGTGAACGGGGAAGCCGGCGGCCAGCCGCTGCGGGTCGGCCTGCCGGTGGTGGACCTGGTCACCGGCCTGAACGCCGCGCTCGGCGTGCTGATGGCCCTGCAGGAGCGCGGGCGCAGCGGCCGGGGCCAGTTCGTGGAGGCCAGCCTGTTCGATTGCGCCTTGTCGTTGCTACATCCGCACGCGGCCAACTGGTTCCTCGATGGCCGATCGCCCGGCCTGACCGGCAATGCGCATCCCAACATCTATCCGTACGACGCGTTTCCAACGGCTGGCGTGCCGGTGTTCCTGGCCGTGGGCAACGACCGGCAATTCCGCCTGTTGTGCCAGCATCTGGCCACCAGCTGGGCGCAGGATGCGCGTTATGCGACAGCGGGGGCGCGTTCGGTGAACCGGGCGGCGTTGCGGGAGGCCATCGAACCGGTTCTGTCCACGCAGGACGGCGCGGCGCTGGCCGAGGCCCTGATGGCCATCGGCGTGCCCTGCGCACCCATTCTCACCGTGGATGCTGCGCTGCAGCACCCGCATACCGCGCACCGGGAGATGGTGGTGCGCATCGGCAACTACACCGGGGTGGGCTCACCGATCAAGCTCAGCCGCACGCCGGCGTCCTACCGGCACGCGCCGCCGACGCGCCTGGGCAAACCGCCGGACGAGTCAACCGCGGGCTGA
- a CDS encoding Bug family tripartite tricarboxylate transporter substrate binding protein, translating to MTQRRTCLLGAGGWLAASLLPLSALAENTGAFPSKTLTLVVPFASGGPTDAMARTLANAIRPLLGQTMIVDNKPGAGGNIGAEWVARAPTDGLTLLFGTSGPLAINVSLYRKIGYDPIKSFAPIIQIGHLPNVLVVHPSVPAANVKELIAYARANPGKLSYASSGNGASSHLAGVLFNMRSGTDIQHIPYKGTGPALNDLLGGQVTMSFTDVLTALPHIKAGKLKVLGVTTASHSRALPEVPTLEEQGVKDFDVSVFFGIVAPAGTPPEVVAKLNTAFATVLQQPEVKQVLAAQGLEPAPSTTPAQLAGFMKSELAKWHDVVKASGATVD from the coding sequence ATGACCCAACGCAGAACCTGTCTGCTCGGCGCTGGCGGCTGGCTGGCCGCTTCGCTGCTGCCCCTGTCCGCCCTGGCGGAGAACACCGGCGCCTTCCCGTCGAAGACGCTGACCCTGGTGGTGCCGTTCGCCTCGGGCGGGCCGACCGACGCGATGGCCCGTACGTTGGCCAATGCGATCCGGCCCTTGCTCGGCCAGACGATGATCGTCGACAACAAGCCCGGTGCCGGCGGCAACATCGGCGCCGAGTGGGTGGCACGTGCGCCGACCGACGGTCTCACGCTGCTGTTCGGCACCTCCGGGCCCCTGGCGATCAACGTGAGTCTGTACAGGAAGATCGGCTACGACCCGATCAAGAGTTTCGCGCCCATCATCCAGATCGGCCACCTGCCCAATGTGCTGGTGGTGCATCCCAGCGTGCCGGCGGCCAACGTCAAGGAGCTGATCGCCTACGCCCGCGCCAACCCGGGCAAGCTGAGCTATGCCTCGTCGGGCAATGGCGCTTCCTCGCACCTGGCGGGCGTGCTGTTCAACATGCGTTCGGGCACCGACATCCAGCACATTCCGTACAAGGGCACCGGCCCGGCCCTGAACGACCTGCTCGGCGGCCAGGTGACGATGTCGTTCACCGATGTGTTGACCGCCTTGCCGCACATCAAGGCCGGCAAGCTCAAGGTGCTGGGCGTCACCACGGCCAGCCACTCGCGTGCGCTGCCCGAGGTGCCCACGCTGGAAGAGCAGGGTGTGAAGGACTTCGACGTGAGCGTGTTCTTCGGCATCGTGGCGCCGGCCGGCACGCCGCCGGAAGTGGTCGCCAAGTTGAACACCGCCTTCGCCACCGTGCTGCAGCAGCCCGAGGTGAAACAGGTGCTGGCGGCACAGGGCCTGGAGCCGGCGCCATCGACCACGCCCGCCCAACTGGCGGGCTTCATGAAGTCGGAGCTGGCCAAGTGGCACGACGTGGTGAAAGCCTCCGGCGCCACCGTCGACTGA